One region of Vigna angularis cultivar LongXiaoDou No.4 chromosome 10, ASM1680809v1, whole genome shotgun sequence genomic DNA includes:
- the LOC108335809 gene encoding uncharacterized protein At4g28440 translates to MADSKSGLRKPVFTKVDQLRPGTSGHTLTVKVVNAKMVMQKGRSDGPQSRQMRIAECLVGDETGMIIFTARNDQVDLMEEGATVILRNAKIDMFKGSMRLAVDKWGRVEVKEPASFTVKEDNNLSLIEYELVNVVVE, encoded by the exons ATGGCAGATTCAAAATCAGGATTGAGGAAGCCCGTATTCACCAAGGTGGATCAGCTTCGCCCTGGGACAAGTGGGCACACTTTAACTGTGAAAGTGGTCAATGCTAAGATGGTGATGCAGAAAGGTCGTTCTGATGGTCCTCAGTCCCGTCAAATGCGAATTGCTGAATGTTTGGTTGGTGATGAGACTGGAATGATCATATTCACTGCCAGAAATGATCAAG TGGATTTGATGGAAGAGGGTGCTACTGTGATCCTGCGAAATGCCAAAATTGACATGTTCAAAGGATCAATGAGGCTTGCTGTGGACAAGTGGGGCCGAGTGGAAGTGAAAGAACCTGCTAGTTTCACTGTTAAGGAAGATAACAACTTGTCTCTCATCGAGTATGAACTTGTGAATGTTGTTGTAGAATGA